In Lactuca sativa cultivar Salinas chromosome 5, Lsat_Salinas_v11, whole genome shotgun sequence, the DNA window AAGTGCGGGTTACCCCCACCGGCGACTTGAAAACTGTCGGAAGGTATAATTTCGACGAGCAATTGAAGTCCACCATGATTGCACACCCAAAACTTGATCCGGTTTCCGGCGAGCTTTTCTCACTGAGCTACGACGTGATCCAGAAGCCTTACCTGAAGTACTTCCGATTTTCACCGGATGGAACGAAATCAAAAGACGTAGCGATTGATTTGGCAAAGCCTACTATGGTTCATGATTTCGCAATTACAGAGAATTTTGTGGTGGTGCCTGACCACCAGGTGGTTTTCAAGATGTCGGAAATGATCACTGGTGGGTCTCCGGTGGTCTATGACAAAGAAAAAGTGTCACGTTTTGGTGTTCTTGATAAGTACGCCGATGATGGTTCTAGCATCAAATGGGTCGAAGTTCCCGACTGTTTCTGTTTCCATCTCTGGAACGCTTGGGAAGAACCAGAAACCGACGAAGTAGTCGTGATCGGATCCTGCATGACTCCGGCGGACTCCATTTTTAACGAAAACAACGAAGAATTGAAAAGCGTTTTGTCTGAAATTAGACTTAATCTAAAAACCGGAAAATCCACGCGTCGGGCTATAATTTCCCCCGAAAATGACGTCAATCTGGAAGCAGGGATGGTGAACAAAAACCTTCTTGGCCGGAAATCTAAATACGCTTATCTTGCAATAGCTGAGCCATGGCCGAAGGTTTCAGGTTTCGCCAAAGTCGACCTCTCCACCGGGGAAACCAAGAAATTCATCTACGGCAACCAAAAGTACGGCGGCGAGCCTCTGTTTCTTCCAAGAGACCCCAATTCCGAAACCGAAGACGACGGCCACATCTTGACCTTCGTCCACGATGAGAAGACATGGAAATCGGAGCTTCAAATCGTCAACGCAATCACATTACAATTGGAGGCGACTGTGAAACTGCCGTCGAGGGTTCCATATGGCTTCCATGGAACATTCATAAGCGCCAACGATTTGGCAACACAAGCTTGAAGAAACAGAGCCCAAAAAGCTTCCTTTTTCCGGTGCCGGCTGCATAAGAGATTTTACCAGAGGGATGGCTGAGATACGTCCCCGGAAATCTTCTCTTGAAACATAAACCTCCGACGTCTTTTGGGGGCTTTTCTGTAAAAAATTAAATCTTTTGGGCTCTTTTTGGATTTACATAGTATTTGAGGGGCCAGCTTGTAGCTTTTTGTGTATGTACAAATTGAAAGCTCAGCTTGGTTCCCTGTTATAGTTTTGGGTACAATCGTGACAGCGTGAAGTACATACGTTTTCAGCCAGTTTGTGAAGACTATTTTATTGATAATAAACGGCAATATACTTTATGTTGTATTAAGTATGAACACTTTGAGCCCTCTATTAGACTATTATCTCTTAACCTTTACATTCAACATAAAATATAAGAAAAATACTAGACTATTagttattatttaaaatatttgtgCTGTAATGATAAAAACGAGTTATTGTTATGACTTAGACTTATGTCAATGTCACTTAATACAGTTAAtagttttcaattttttaaatGTTTCGTTTAAAACATATGGTTTTTGTACATTTAAATAACATATGGTTTTTGTACATTTAtctaaatctatttaaaatgttttatataGCCTTTATTTATTTAGTCaatgttatattttaaataattaataaattattacaaTACATTATTTCAAAAGAAACATATTACCATACATTGTCTGGAAAAAAATAcacacaaagaaaaaaaaattaatacaccataattataaaagaaatttgaaaatattttataatcatcataatttatatttcataaataaaatattattaaatatttaatagaattaattaattaattaacaatacaTAAAAAAGATATAACTAAAAGAGTAACACGAAAGatgtataatatattaaccattaatatatattaaatgactaataaaaacaaataaaaaaataagtcaAATACTTTAATAAAgaatcaataaaataataataataataagtcatGAAAAAAGTTTTGTTAGAAATGCTTTTAGATGTCTAAAGTTATTCTCCAAAGTACTTAACAACTCTAACTTTCAATTCTGTTACATTGTTGTAAATTTTAAGTTATTTGGTTTTATTGTTATAAAAATTAATAGTTCTTTTTGGTGATACTTAGGCCGTCCGGTATAGTTGCAACGGACGAGTTCGTGGTCTAGGTGGCTACGAACCACAACCGTGCACGCCATCCCGATTGCTCGTTGTGGTTCGTGGTCGTGGGTGTTCGTGGTCGGGACAACAAATGTAAACGATCAATGTAATTGGCTGTTGAGTAACAACCATATTTAGGATTTAAAATCtcgctttttatttttattttattttaccttTCAAACAACATTAAACCTCTTCTTTAAATACCACACCTATTCACACAATTCTTGTCTCTTCTTCTCACAATCACACACTTCTTTTGTTTGATAAATTCAAAACAATGGCTCCTAAAATAATAAATTGGTCAGTAAATGAGGAAGATAACTTAACATTAGCATGGGTAGCTATTTCAGAAGACCCAAAAATACCTCCTAATTTTTAGGTAAAGTTGGAAATGTTTTCTATTATCTAATGGGTTGCCAAAGTCGTAATCTTGATGAAATAtgttcgaagtttcgcgacatgaGGGTTAAATCCCTTGAATTCAATAATATTTATAACTTTGTTATAAACAACGTAGACGAATGTGACCCCTTTGCTGTGGGCATGCACCAATATGAAGACACAAAACACACATCATTTAAATACGTCAAAGCTTGGCGAAAATTGAGAGAGTCCCCAAAATTTAGTCATTAAAAATAAGGATTAAAATGTTTGTGGttgcatttttatgttttttttttattattatcttttttattttatgttgtgtGTTTTAAATTTAATGTAATCTTCGTTTAATTGAATAAAAtactaatttaaaaaaatatgttttattgtgtttgtaattaatttaaataaaaaaatatgttgcattttaatgtatttttttaattttaaataaaaaaatgaagtgGAGTGGTGTGTTTAATGGTACGTAGCTCATTGTTAGTGGTAGGGAGTGTGGTGATGATGTGACATCCACCACTATAGTGGTTAGTGATATGTATAACGGATGATCTTATGTGTACATTTGATGCGTTATTTGTTAAAAAAGTTTTGTTAACTAATAATAAAGTTTAAAGCATTCTCAATTagctattaaaaaaataataactttttcaatttttgaaaaataatcacTTTTTTCGGAATGTCTCAATTTGTGGATTGTTTTTCAAATTGAGAAATCTCCaaaaaagtcataatattttatcCTAATTTACAAAAAGTCCAAAATTAAAATTAGTTTCCAAAAAGCATGaattaccggtaaaaatgacgatttgacCATTTTTTTCCCGGTTTACCGGTTTCATTACCTACTTGGttccattaaagtctcattattgTACCATAATTTATGCACAAGTCCTAAAATAAAATTAAGTGATGATTTGGTCATTTCTCACTGTAACATTCATATTATCGGTTTCATTGTTGACCTAGACGTCTAGTTATTAAATGAGTTGATGAGATTGATATGTTGGGTTATGTAATCTTATGTTTACCATAAAACTAGATATCCTGATGTATTGTATATTTTTTGGAATATAAAATGCATTTATCGAAGACTGCAATAATTACATAAACTAGCAACAACTTctttattttttaagtttatatgAAATTTCAAATTGCCTGTCTAATCTTATGTAACCCAGTATATCCATCTCATCAACTCATGTTACGTCATTTTTCCCAGAAACACACATTTTATCGGTTGTATTACATgggttcatttaaaaaaaatatgaaattctaaaaaTTTAAgaagtttaaatttataaaaaaaattagaaaaatattgaattattaaaattaaagtgtttttctcctttaaatttaaacatataatttagataaataaacaaaggaaactaattgggttttaattttgaaaatttggaattagaaggaaagtcaattaatgaaattgatatgcatttattattacatttattgaaattaatacatttaataaattattatatgaaatttaataaaaatgaaaaaaccacaaaatgtcatatggaaaaaatttaattgaaaataaccacaaaatgacaagtggcaaaatcaatgagagtgtgccatgtggcaaaaagattttcatttattagagtagatctAGATACATAATCATAAATGAACTAATGAGATGAATATCAAATGTTCCGGTAAACGTAACAGTATATAATTCATCGTATCCATCTTATCAGGTTATTTAATGAATAGACGTCCAAGTCAACAATGAAACCGATAAAATGTATGTTACATGAAGAAAATATCCAAATCATCACTTGATTTTAGTTTAAGACTTATTTgcaaattatggtaaaataatgaaACTTTAATGGAACCGGGTAAGTAATGAAACCAATAAACCGGAAAAATTAGTAAAATCgtcatttttaccggtaattcatgttttttcgtaaataaattttaatttgaaatttaaatatttGAACTTTTCTGAAGATCTCCCTTTCAAATTCTTGAGTTTTTTTTCCAAAGAAATCTTTGTACTTATATTGAAATATTCAGTTCAAAATGTGAAATATAAAGTTTTTTCAGTCAAATGTTTGTTTTTATGTCATAATATCTTATATagttctcatttaatatatttgtTTAACTTTTTGTTAGATATCaggaaaaatgttttttttcttgaaattctAAAACAATTTATTGGATTTCATACTTGTTCTTAAAACCAtgaattttattttttcaaaacttcaaaattttagTCCAAAGTCCATAATTTCAATCCGAAATGTAATTTTTTTGTcagaaaaaaatattttgttctaatACACCAATGCGAAATTGATCATTATTTTAccaatatattttctttaaaaatatacgTTACATTGTGGTTAATTTAATGGATTTCCTTTGAAAATATCTGCCACTAATGAAACAATGCCTCCAACTAATAATTGAGTTTtacaattttatgtttttttggaAATTTTGCTACAATGATTTTGGTAGTTATACTGTTTGAATGGGCTTGACGTAGTTATGGGCTCCACgctaatataaataaataacttaCACAAATATCtagaattaaaaaaatatatatatatacaaatacttCTTATAGAATTATTATATATTGTTATCGTATTTTACGCATAAATGCGGAAATATGTTGCACCAAAACAATAATATTGGGGCGgtatttatttatctattatgAATCCTGTTTTCTTGGGAGGAAGGCATTTCAAATCAATTTTCTATCGATATTCTTTTGTAAATATCCCTTAAAATATGGGAAAATATAATTGTTgcaacaaaagaatttaaaagaCGACAATTTATATGATGAATTCAATTATTCAGTGCTTGATGTTGATATGGATAAAGGAGTTTAGAGACAGGGTTATCCAAAAAAGGACAATAAGGCCTCTATTTTAGAATTGACATTCGAGATATTCCTAGATGTTTGATTAAATTGAACTCGTATTTCAGAAGATTAATCAAATTTATTGGGTCATTAACTTTTAACTTCAACCTAAATTGAAAAACAAATTAAACGGTTTTTGCATATTTTAGTTCTGCAAATTGTAAAGATGCTAAGCAATCTGAAGGTAACTATATGTCGATCAAGTGttgattttcatttttcaatatccAGGTCCTTATGATGTTCcaaaaattatttgtttttgccAATCACCTTCATTTACCTTTGTATGCATGTTACTGCTATTTTTGAGGGTTGAATTGACATTTTTGCAACGACGTTTCACTATATTCCAATTGATGCGACgatattgttttttttatacaaaatatgCTTTATGATCAAAGCTACAATGTTTTGTGATAACATGTTTAACAGGTTAAATAGTTGAACAAATTGGTAAAATAATAAAATTGTTGCATACCTTGTTAAAAGAATGTTGTTCCATATATTGTTAACCATTAATTGAAGTTTGGGGTTCAATTAACCACATACGTACCTTCCCGTTCGTTTTTATTCCATTCCATATGCTGTCTCTTTCATATGTGcaattttgttttccttttttgaTCGACTAATTTATAGGTCAATGTCATTCACAAATCGATGAATTGAATTCGATCACTTATCATTTTCTATAATCTTCTCATTGTTAAAGATCTTTAGTTGTTCCAAATTACGACAATTGTACTTTGTCATGATAACGTCTTATCAAAAACTTGTCAATCATTCATTGAAGTGacacaaatgtttttttttttctgttgtaCACTAGAGACAAATTTTAATGACATATCATAAAATTAAGAAACTTTGGtttatttttttacaaaaaggtttATATAGCATGTATCTCTTATTTGGtgagtttttttatttaatgttataggctatttatttaaatgttaatCTTTAGGTGGTCCAGAATAACAATTTCCATCCGTTCACCATTCTCTATTATAATAATTTCTTAAATAACATTCAAAATATAACATGGTATATATATGATTCGATTGCTAACTATGGTTTGTGTGTTGATCTTCATCATATGATTCCATCTATCTTCCATGAAATTTATTTGGCTTTTTATGGTGTTGTAGAAGGTTACTCGTAATTATTTATTGTTGAAGAACATGGTCCTCCGTTATATATTACTCCAACACAAGTATGATCCTTTTCCAGAAATCATTCCAGACTTTATATGTTCATTCCCAATTCTTGATGAAGCCTTGATTGCTGGAGTTGCTAAAGAATGTCACTTCAAATGATTAGGCATCAAATATATTGTTTTACTAAGCTGTTTTACATTAATTAATTGGTTATATGACTGAAAAATAttatgaatataataatatttagaAATAATGGAAACACAAGTCCTAGGAGATGTGACACTGACAAGAAAAGAATTCGACGTTCTTATCAATCTAATACTTTTAAGTGGAGTTAGTTTTGCAGCAAAAATAGTAAGTTGTAACTTTTGGATTGACACATGGTTTGAAGTAAAAACGTTTTGAGCTACTTGCGTAAAATCTAGAATTTTAAAGAAATTTACATAATGGATCTTGGACTTAAGTCGATCAATATAGGTAATGCATATGTTCTTTTACTCAAGTAATGTACTATGTTTGTTCACGCATATGTACAACATCCTTGTATTTCTTTACTAGTAATATAAGTGTACTTTATTATTTACtcataataaaaatgtacttatgtATTACTACCAACATTGACAACTTTGTTGATATTATGTGTAGAGTGCTATTATGGGAATGAAATTGCAAGTTTGTTGATCATATGTGTAAGAGTATAAGTATGTGGCTATTATCGGTAAACGAAAACTACATTGTATTTATTGGTAATATAAATAATAGCTTATGTTTCTATTAACTGTGATTTTCATTTACAAATAGAGAAATAATTATTAAATGATACTGCTGCTTTGACTTTAGGCACAAACAAAATAGCATCATTAAAAGGCTACCATGTCTCTCGTGTAAACTAAACACAAACTCAAGATCTCTAGTAAGTGAGACATATTCAAGAACACAAACAAGAAAACTCTCATTGTTTTCTATGTCTTTACAACATGTATATCattgatgataaaatttacaaattGTTGCATGAAACATGAAGATTATTGCTTGATGAAAGTTTTACATCTCGTTGGAGATAAATGACTCTCTTATTAGAGTTTACAATAAAATCTGGAATAAAAACACACGCTAAAATTTACCAAAATGAACAATGCATTTagttattaatataaacttaGAACCCATACCCGGTTATTAACGCAAATGTCTCTTCCACAAATAACTAGGGGTTTTATAAATGATATTTCATGATGAATATCATCATCAAATGATAGACAAAGGATCATAATAAGTCAAAAATATATGATTCAAAAATGATATGATGCAAATGGTTTATCATCGACATGTTACAAATCAATTAAAACAATGGTCTATTTGGAACTATTTATGATCTAATCATGTTATGATAAACAAATCAATCATATGATATAATGCCAAAAGTATAACAAATCATGATATGATCTAGTTTCCACAATCTTTTTGATAGAAACATATTAGATCCAAAACACAATGCTCCAAATACAAATATGTATACATAGAATATAAACAAGTAGCAATAATATTACATGTTTATGTTGTGTTGGTATAGATGACTAGTCAAACATACCAAAATCTTATCTTGTGAGAGTTTCTTTTTAACTTAATAGCcaattataattattttatttctttAGTAGGTTGGTCTTTATCTATTTACACATCTTTTTTTATCAGTTTGTTTTTTTCTATTCTATGATCCTATTTATTCTACACACACATAAATCCACAATTCTCTCACCCTTTCTTCCAAACATTTTTTAGATTTACAAATTTTGCAAAAAAGAGCAAAAAGAAGGCTAAATGAAGAGTATGAAATCACTCACTGTAACATCCGGACCTGAggtaattcaaatttcaaaattttaagtatttTGGGTTGCCACGGCGTAAGGGAAAGTGTCATAGCATGGCGTTTCAAGAATATCGCAATCTCGTTTAAGGCCGCCATTGCGTGACAGTCTATGGCCACGACATGGCAGTTGATTaataagaaaaccctaatatccggggtttgtgccctatttaagggaatgtgatggctagggttgCTCACACTCAACCTCGATCACACTATCTCAGCTTCCAAGCAAACCCTAACCTTCATTTTGCTCTCTAAGCTTTTTGTGTTAATTTTAAGGATTGTAAGAAGTAGAAGGTGACCCCTAGTCTTGGATTCAACAAGTAACTTTTCTCATCATCTTGTTATGCATCTtatggactcttgtaagtccccaAGTTCCAAGCTTTTTAGTTTATTGTGCATATATCTAGGTTTCTATGCCTTATTTTTCATGTTGGTACATATTATAGTGTTAGGAtttcataaagttgccaaatttatgaaTCCATAGAGTCCCTTTGTAGGTAGGAGTGTTAGATCTTGAGTTTTATAGAGTTTTGAACTCTTACATGAGATCTTGGCCCCTTTTTCTATATTTTGATCTAATAAGAGTCCAagacatgcattagacatgcatgCCTGGAAAGTATGGATTTTTATGTGATTATAAGGTGCTGGAAACGTTCTGGAATGAGGATCTAGTAAGCCTTCATGGAAAAAgcgcttaatgggttaagtcaagTCATGTTTTGCCTTATTTAGACTTAGAAGAGAGATCTCTATCTCTTGGAGGGTCTAAagggataaagttagaaactttatccacttGGAGCTTAGAAAGGACCAGATTTGAGTTTTGGAGCCCTTGAAGTTGGAAAGAAAAGTGACTTAATGGTTTAAGGCGCCTAGACCAGTCCTCACGACGTAGCTCAGTTTGCCACGACATGGCGACTGGATCGAGGTTGTTAGAACATGAAAAGTGATCGATAAGTAATCCGAGGTGATGATTTCCGAAATGAAGACAATTCCGAAGTTATAGTTCAGTCTGAGATGCATCCAAGTGTTAAAGTGTTTTTAGTCTGTAATGTGCATTAATTGTTACAAGTACTATTTTGTTATGTTCCAATTGTCTTCTTATATAGTACATGAGACAAGATCAATAGCAACAACTGTGTCAGTCTGTTGATCTTCAGAAGTCTCTCAGTCCACGCTTATTTTTTCTCATTTGCCTTGTAGTTACTCCTTTTCTATTTAAGGAGTAGTCATTTATGTATCATGTGTGGAATAAGAACCTTTTTCACATTTATCAATAATTATTCAATCAATCATTCTCTattacattcttcttgttcttgagtTACTTTACATTGTTCACACTTAATTTTTTATACTTTTGAGCACTTTGATGATTGTATTAATTCTGAGACAAGACTGGTTTACCAGAATTGACTGGGTCTTTATTATTAGCATACATTGATCTTAGGTTAACTCAAGGTttaagttttcaaaccttgtatGCGCACCCCTTTGAATTACATtcacacttggtatcagagcctaagtggttgtcctttgaatccataagaacatatTATAGTTGGTTGTAGATTATCTTGGTATCTCAATTGTttatgtgttcaggataaaagttcttctatatatcACTTCAGCTCTaatatatttgttggattagatgtctaagcccataactattattggtatgtactcgacccgagagtagcatggtccatttgggttgcatatcatcaggacaattttttaggatggacttttgagagaaggttatatatgatttattaatatattataagttgtaatatattaacatgaaatcatatgttttaattagtattgatcaagaattaatttggaattaatttagttgtcaaaagagactaattaaatctatggggactaattatggtaattagttatatttatttgtgttgggcttatgatccatgttggaccaagtttatgtatggatacataaagagttaggccacatgaaccatggatcataacacccatgggtatggatttgggttatacccatgacccttggaatcctacatataaataggtgaGTACATAGCAAAAAACGTGAACAAGGTTCTTGGAGTTCATATGGATGGTTTTTGGTGTATGAACATTCTCTCTCAAATGTCTACCTTTGTcaatgatgtgttgtgacttcatttgaggcttccacattattggagctaagctcttaaggccaaatacatcaagacttcgaactacataaaaggtatgttaccctaactagtatcttatatgttttatgtcaaatgcatgctagttataggtttaatgcttTGGAAGCCATttccatgtataattagtgaaaacatagatccaaggtatttagggttgtatgtgcaccataggatgttgtagtatacaaaaccaaTCAGTGATATCAAACCCaagacttgttttc includes these proteins:
- the LOC111912461 gene encoding 9-cis-epoxycarotenoid dioxygenase NCED1, chloroplastic yields the protein MATASTSSSTIWANPNPRTTFSSSPKLPSSFSVSSRKKLKKISCALQSPSILQFPKQSPFQLPSSTPDSWNLLQKFSAMALDAIENGLIEQEKKHALPKTADPKVQISGNFSPVPEQSVRHCLPVVGEIPEHVQGVYLRNGANPLFEPTSGHHLFDGDGMIYAVKFENGSASFACRHTETQRLVQERALGKPVFPKAIGELHGHSGIAKLLLFYARGLCGLVDHSQGIGVANAGLVYFNNRLLAMSEDDLPYEVRVTPTGDLKTVGRYNFDEQLKSTMIAHPKLDPVSGELFSLSYDVIQKPYLKYFRFSPDGTKSKDVAIDLAKPTMVHDFAITENFVVVPDHQVVFKMSEMITGGSPVVYDKEKVSRFGVLDKYADDGSSIKWVEVPDCFCFHLWNAWEEPETDEVVVIGSCMTPADSIFNENNEELKSVLSEIRLNLKTGKSTRRAIISPENDVNLEAGMVNKNLLGRKSKYAYLAIAEPWPKVSGFAKVDLSTGETKKFIYGNQKYGGEPLFLPRDPNSETEDDGHILTFVHDEKTWKSELQIVNAITLQLEATVKLPSRVPYGFHGTFISANDLATQA